A region of Candidatus Flexicrinis proximus DNA encodes the following proteins:
- a CDS encoding PKD domain-containing protein, translating to MANSNTLIGQSLGQYELRELLGRGGMGAVYRAYQHSLKREVAVKVLSETLTDEPGYIERFNAEARTAAALEHPHIVPIHDFGTQGDLSYVVMRFLTGGSLHERMRTSIDQGREPASLAEINDLLAQVASALDYAHHEGVVHRDIKPQNIMFDNHGKAYVVDFGIAKLLHQTAMTMSGVAMGSPSYMPPEQWRGEGISGASDQYALGVTIYQLTSGRLPFEGDSQQQLMYKHLSELPPALSISRPELPEALTLVMNRALAKDAADRFPNCTQFAQAFASAVEGIRGDATNFFMFKLPKTERKPATITARSGDNPAPTPGSGSQPPRTRTAAAQPEPTVYPPTPAPAARKARPLWIGAAAVVAALAIIAVILALSGGGGLSSADMTSTFSARIVILPSETPTEAPTATPTDEPTATATPTETATPTETVTLDALAIAQATRGAQQTADAFAQQTAVMQSTVDAYLIALALEDQTATATHWTPTPSVTPTDTASPTDEPTATATSTATPSITLTPTLSGAEMTETRRAIIAANVTATAEAFKSPTPTPSATATVATPDLTATRRAETAANITATAAAFKSPTPSATATVPILGQTATRRAETAANVTATAEAFKSLTPTVQGQGVAAEFSVRQDGLSVAFTNRSRGQIASILWQFGDGQTSTVRSPFHTYPASGSYDVTLIVSDDFGNRGSITETVQILAPEPTGPTAEFSMRQDGLSVAFTNRSRGQIASILWQFGDGQTSTVRSPFHTYPASGSYDVTLIVSDDFGNRDSITETVQILAPEPTGPTAEFSMRQDGLSVAFTNRSRGQIASILWQFGDGQTSTVRSPFHTYPASGSYDVTLIVSDDFGNRGSITETIQLLALEQTGPAVDAYAYQSNVRMMQFDLSWSGGPEAVTSVLWDFGDGRTSTTFRAQHQYATLGTYTVTLTARGPGGGTTVTEQIEVRAGCTLSPVADAVRIRAQRSVNADISGTLNPGEPSVFAAEAATDTLGNIWYAVNTGQVTGWVRSDTVRQVFGTCPQP from the coding sequence ATGGCGAACTCAAACACACTCATCGGTCAAAGCCTAGGCCAGTACGAACTACGCGAACTGCTTGGACGGGGCGGGATGGGTGCTGTCTATCGCGCCTATCAGCACTCGCTCAAGCGTGAGGTCGCGGTGAAGGTACTGTCGGAGACGCTGACCGACGAGCCGGGGTATATCGAGCGATTCAACGCCGAGGCCCGCACGGCCGCTGCCCTTGAGCACCCGCACATCGTGCCGATCCATGACTTCGGCACGCAAGGCGACCTGAGTTACGTAGTCATGCGCTTTCTCACCGGCGGCAGCCTGCACGAACGGATGCGGACATCCATCGACCAGGGGCGCGAACCGGCGAGTCTGGCTGAAATCAACGATCTGCTGGCGCAGGTCGCTTCGGCGCTGGACTATGCCCACCACGAGGGGGTGGTCCACCGCGACATCAAGCCGCAGAACATCATGTTCGACAACCACGGCAAAGCGTACGTGGTCGACTTCGGGATCGCGAAGCTGCTGCACCAGACGGCCATGACCATGAGCGGTGTGGCGATGGGCAGCCCGTCGTACATGCCGCCTGAACAGTGGCGCGGGGAAGGCATCAGCGGCGCGTCCGACCAGTACGCCCTGGGTGTGACGATCTACCAGCTGACCAGCGGCCGCCTGCCGTTCGAGGGCGACAGCCAGCAGCAGCTCATGTACAAACACCTGAGCGAACTGCCGCCGGCATTATCCATCTCGCGGCCAGAACTGCCCGAAGCCCTGACGCTGGTGATGAACCGCGCGCTGGCAAAAGACGCGGCCGACCGTTTCCCCAACTGCACGCAGTTCGCGCAGGCGTTTGCGTCGGCGGTCGAGGGCATACGCGGCGATGCGACCAACTTCTTCATGTTCAAACTGCCGAAAACCGAGCGCAAGCCTGCTACGATTACGGCGCGCTCAGGGGACAATCCCGCACCTACGCCCGGCAGTGGCAGCCAACCGCCGCGCACCCGGACGGCAGCGGCGCAGCCCGAGCCGACGGTCTACCCGCCGACTCCTGCGCCGGCCGCCCGGAAAGCGCGACCGCTTTGGATCGGCGCGGCGGCTGTGGTTGCGGCGCTGGCGATCATCGCGGTAATTCTGGCGCTCTCCGGCGGCGGCGGGCTTTCCTCTGCCGATATGACTTCCACATTCAGCGCGCGGATCGTTATCCTGCCCAGCGAGACGCCAACGGAAGCCCCCACCGCAACGCCAACGGACGAGCCGACTGCGACTGCCACGCCAACCGAGACCGCAACGCCGACCGAGACTGTCACGCTTGATGCGCTGGCGATCGCGCAGGCTACGCGCGGCGCACAGCAAACCGCCGACGCCTTCGCGCAGCAGACCGCCGTCATGCAGTCGACGGTCGACGCGTATCTGATCGCGCTCGCCCTCGAAGATCAAACCGCCACAGCGACCCATTGGACGCCGACGCCAAGCGTCACGCCGACGGACACGGCAAGCCCAACTGACGAACCCACGGCGACCGCAACCAGCACAGCGACGCCATCGATCACACTTACCCCGACGCTATCGGGCGCTGAGATGACGGAGACTCGCCGGGCGATCATCGCCGCAAATGTGACGGCGACGGCGGAGGCGTTCAAATCCCCGACGCCCACACCCAGCGCGACTGCAACCGTGGCGACACCCGACCTGACCGCGACCCGCCGGGCCGAGACCGCCGCGAACATCACGGCGACAGCGGCGGCGTTCAAATCTCCGACGCCCAGTGCGACCGCAACCGTGCCGATTCTCGGCCAGACTGCGACCCGTCGCGCCGAGACTGCCGCAAATGTGACAGCGACGGCGGAGGCGTTCAAATCCCTGACGCCGACCGTGCAGGGTCAGGGAGTCGCGGCGGAATTCTCCGTGCGGCAGGATGGCCTGTCGGTCGCCTTCACCAACCGTTCGAGGGGGCAGATCGCCTCGATCCTGTGGCAGTTCGGCGACGGCCAGACCTCCACCGTTCGCAGCCCGTTCCATACCTACCCAGCTTCCGGGTCGTACGACGTGACGCTGATCGTCAGCGACGATTTCGGCAACCGCGGAAGCATCACCGAGACGGTCCAGATCCTGGCCCCAGAGCCAACCGGGCCGACGGCGGAGTTCTCCATGCGGCAGGACGGCCTGTCGGTCGCCTTCACCAACCGTTCGAGGGGGCAGATCGCCTCGATCCTGTGGCAGTTCGGCGACGGCCAGACCTCGACCGTCCGCAGCCCGTTCCATACCTACCCAGCTTCCGGGTCGTACGATGTGACGCTGATCGTCAGCGACGATTTCGGCAACCGCGACAGCATCACCGAGACGGTCCAGATCCTGGCCCCAGAGCCAACCGGGCCGACGGCGGAATTCTCCATGCGGCAGGACGGCCTGTCGGTCGCCTTCACCAACCGTTCGAGGGGGCAGATCGCCTCGATCCTGTGGCAGTTCGGCGACGGCCAGACGTCGACCGTCCGCAGCCCGTTCCATACCTACCCGGCTTCCGGGTCGTACGACGTGACGCTGATCGTCAGCGACGATTTCGGCAACCGCGGAAGCATCACCGAGACGATCCAGCTCCTGGCTCTTGAGCAGACCGGGCCAGCCGTCGACGCTTATGCCTATCAATCCAACGTCCGTATGATGCAGTTCGACCTGAGCTGGAGCGGAGGTCCGGAAGCGGTTACCAGCGTGCTGTGGGACTTCGGCGACGGGAGGACATCAACGACCTTCCGCGCCCAGCACCAGTACGCGACCCTCGGCACCTACACGGTCACGCTCACGGCCCGTGGCCCGGGGGGCGGGACGACCGTCACCGAGCAGATCGAAGTGAGGGCCGGCTGCACGCTCTCGCCGGTAGCCGATGCGGTGCGGATACGCGCCCAGCGCTCGGTCAATGCGGACATCAGCGGCACGCTCAACCCCGGCGAGCCGTCAGTATTCGCCGCTGAGGCGGCAACGGACACGCTCGGCAATATCTGGTATGCCGTGAATACCGGGCAGGTAACAGGTTGGGTGCGTTCAGATACCGTGCGCCAGGTGTTCGGCACCTGCCCCCAGCCCTAA
- a CDS encoding amidohydrolase: MIDTILFNGKIITHDAKYPRVSAIAISGGKVVAIGGDTEVLDLATHDTRRENLGGKLVIPGLTDAHLHGMYTARVLRDVDVFEVPKQVAIDRVAERARRTPPGTWIIGTGWTQEVWPDKRFPSRADLDAVAPDHPVYLRSKSIHAYWVNSKALEIAGITRDTPDPEGGHILHDHDGEPTGVLVENPTLITKHIPPMSLNDTVEAMREVQTLMLESGLTGWHDFDGPDCLRALQTLRGRGGLHMRVVKNVNDPYIEHMIAMGLRWGFGDAWIRLGGLKMFADGALGPRTAHMIEPYIGEPENFGVVVMPKEEMLRLASLASANGIPSTIHAIGDMAVRNVLDVYQTVRAEEAARGERPDQRRHRIEHVQVIHPADLGRLAQMHIVASIQPIHATSDWQMADAYWGERSRLAYNARAQIDLGAPVAFGSDSPVDTFKPLEGIYAAVARRRADGSPGPDGWYPENKLTMDETIRGYTEGPAYAAGMERELGKLAPGYWADLVLWGMDLYAAAPDELLDARVLGTMTGGVWRYGGV, from the coding sequence ATGATCGACACCATTCTATTCAATGGCAAAATCATCACGCACGACGCGAAGTACCCGCGCGTGTCGGCCATCGCTATCAGCGGCGGTAAGGTGGTCGCCATCGGGGGCGACACGGAAGTCCTCGACCTCGCCACGCACGACACGCGCCGCGAGAACCTGGGCGGCAAGCTGGTAATCCCCGGCCTGACCGATGCACACCTGCACGGCATGTATACGGCGCGGGTGCTGCGCGATGTCGACGTGTTCGAGGTCCCCAAGCAGGTCGCCATTGACCGGGTGGCCGAGCGCGCGCGCAGAACGCCGCCGGGTACGTGGATCATCGGCACGGGCTGGACGCAGGAGGTATGGCCGGATAAACGCTTTCCGAGCCGCGCCGACCTGGACGCCGTAGCGCCCGACCATCCCGTATACCTCCGCTCGAAAAGCATCCACGCCTACTGGGTGAACTCGAAGGCGCTCGAAATCGCTGGCATCACGCGCGACACGCCCGACCCTGAAGGCGGCCACATCCTGCACGATCACGACGGCGAACCAACCGGCGTACTGGTCGAAAATCCCACGCTGATCACGAAGCATATCCCGCCGATGTCCCTCAACGACACCGTCGAGGCCATGCGCGAAGTCCAGACGCTGATGCTCGAGTCCGGGCTGACCGGCTGGCACGATTTCGACGGGCCGGACTGCCTGCGCGCTTTACAGACACTGCGCGGACGCGGCGGCCTGCACATGCGGGTCGTCAAGAACGTCAATGACCCGTATATCGAGCACATGATTGCCATGGGGCTGCGCTGGGGCTTCGGCGACGCCTGGATTCGCCTCGGCGGGCTGAAAATGTTCGCGGACGGCGCGCTTGGCCCGCGGACGGCACACATGATCGAGCCGTATATTGGAGAACCCGAGAATTTCGGGGTAGTCGTGATGCCAAAAGAGGAGATGCTTCGTCTGGCGAGCCTTGCCAGCGCCAACGGCATCCCTTCCACGATCCATGCCATCGGCGATATGGCCGTGCGGAACGTGCTGGATGTCTACCAGACGGTGCGCGCCGAAGAAGCCGCGCGGGGGGAGCGCCCCGACCAGCGCCGCCACCGGATCGAGCATGTGCAGGTGATCCACCCCGCCGACCTCGGCCGCCTTGCGCAGATGCACATCGTCGCCAGCATCCAGCCGATCCACGCGACGTCTGACTGGCAGATGGCCGATGCCTATTGGGGGGAGCGCAGCCGTCTCGCCTACAATGCACGGGCGCAGATCGACCTCGGCGCGCCGGTGGCCTTCGGCAGCGACAGTCCGGTCGATACGTTTAAGCCGCTCGAAGGCATCTATGCCGCCGTCGCACGCCGCCGCGCCGACGGTTCGCCCGGACCGGATGGATGGTATCCCGAAAACAAACTGACGATGGACGAGACGATCCGCGGCTACACCGAAGGGCCGGCCTACGCGGCAGGCATGGAGCGCGAACTCGGCAAACTCGCGCCGGGTTACTGGGCCGACCTGGTGCTGTGGGGCATGGATCTATACGCCGCCGCGCCGGACGAACTGCTCGACGCACGCGTGCTGGGGACGATGACCGGCGGGGTGTGGCGCTACGGCGGCGTATAG
- the secA gene encoding preprotein translocase subunit SecA, with amino-acid sequence MFRKLNNLLFGSPTERVLKYYKEKVDKVNALESQFTPLTDAQLRAKTDEFKARVANGEPLDDLLPEAFAAVREAAKRTIGQRHYDVQIIGGIVLHEGKIAEMKTGEGKTLVATLPIYLNALSGKGVHLVTPNDYLSKVGVQMMGPIYVFLGLSVAVIQNMGNDPAMASFLYDPQFASNDARYQNLRPVKRSEAYAADITYGTNNEYGFDYLRDNMVWEENQLVQARGLNFAIVDEVDNILIDEARTPLIISGPAEQPSDLYRKFAELVRRLKKSSEQSVYDEAPDGDYVVDAKDRVAFLTEAGVDKIEKMLDIDELYHPDHSDMIPYLDNCLRAHSLYIRDKEYVVQDDQIIIVDEFTGRLMYGRRFSEGLHQAIEAKEGVEVRRENLTLATITFQNFFLMYKKLAGMTGTAMTESEEFYKIYNLDVVSIPTNLPVSRADQQDQIFVSETAKFDAITAEIKARHEVGQPILVGTVAIETSERLAEHLKRTKIPVQVLNAKQHEREAGIIAQAGRAGTVTIATNMAGRGVDILLGGNPDGLARKMLSDKGIDVTQVSPEDWKTALSEAKAITSAERTKVIEAGGLFVLGTERHEARRIDNQLRGRSGRQGDPGESRFFLSLDDDLVKRFGGERMRGVMNWAKLPADEPIEHPLISRMIQQAQVRVEGYHFDTRKRVKEYDDVVNRQRDLTYSRRRDVLTATESLREDFITMLEEAIDEQLDAYLASDSEMDATMLHRQLFTIFPVPEDITDDVLDQCGDDRETLKKLLTDAGEEAYDRKTKELGPLMQLIEKRVLLMAIDGQWQRHLTDLDVLREGIGLVSIAQRDPLVEYKRQSFDMFDDMQARVRTQALTSIFRAQVTQQAAQPRRPMTLGRAAAPILSAQSPAQTANASGGANAADRVAQPVRAIKRPGPNDPCWCGSGQKYKKCHMKQDRVSDGRS; translated from the coding sequence ATGTTCCGTAAACTGAACAATTTGCTGTTCGGTAGCCCTACCGAGCGTGTGCTGAAGTACTACAAGGAAAAAGTTGACAAGGTCAACGCGCTGGAATCGCAGTTCACCCCTCTGACCGACGCCCAACTCCGCGCGAAAACAGACGAGTTCAAGGCCCGTGTGGCGAACGGAGAGCCGCTCGACGATCTGCTGCCGGAGGCGTTCGCCGCCGTCCGCGAAGCCGCAAAACGCACGATCGGCCAGCGTCACTACGATGTCCAGATCATCGGCGGCATCGTGCTCCACGAAGGCAAGATCGCGGAAATGAAGACGGGCGAAGGCAAGACGCTGGTCGCCACCCTGCCCATTTATCTGAACGCGCTGTCGGGGAAAGGCGTGCATCTGGTCACGCCGAACGATTATCTAAGCAAGGTCGGCGTCCAGATGATGGGGCCGATTTACGTTTTCCTCGGCCTGAGCGTCGCGGTCATCCAGAACATGGGCAATGACCCGGCGATGGCCTCGTTCCTGTATGACCCGCAGTTTGCCAGCAACGACGCGCGCTATCAGAACCTGCGGCCGGTGAAGCGCTCGGAGGCCTACGCAGCCGATATCACCTACGGCACCAACAACGAATACGGCTTCGATTACCTGCGCGACAACATGGTGTGGGAAGAAAACCAGCTCGTGCAGGCGCGCGGCCTGAATTTCGCCATCGTCGATGAAGTGGACAACATCCTGATCGACGAGGCGCGTACGCCGCTGATCATTTCCGGCCCGGCCGAACAGCCGTCTGATCTGTACCGCAAGTTCGCCGAACTGGTGCGCCGCCTGAAGAAGAGCAGCGAACAGTCGGTCTATGACGAGGCGCCGGATGGCGACTATGTGGTCGACGCTAAAGACCGGGTCGCTTTCCTGACCGAAGCCGGTGTCGATAAGATCGAGAAGATGCTGGACATCGACGAGCTGTACCATCCCGACCACTCGGACATGATCCCGTATCTGGACAACTGCCTGCGCGCCCACTCGCTGTATATCCGCGACAAAGAGTATGTCGTACAGGACGACCAGATCATCATCGTCGATGAGTTCACCGGCCGCCTGATGTATGGCCGGCGCTTCAGCGAAGGTCTGCACCAGGCCATCGAAGCCAAAGAAGGCGTCGAGGTTCGCCGCGAAAACCTCACGCTGGCGACGATCACCTTCCAGAACTTCTTCCTGATGTATAAGAAGCTGGCTGGGATGACCGGCACGGCGATGACCGAGTCGGAAGAGTTCTACAAGATTTATAACCTGGATGTTGTCAGCATCCCGACCAACCTGCCCGTCAGCCGCGCCGACCAGCAGGATCAGATCTTCGTCAGCGAGACAGCTAAGTTCGACGCGATTACCGCGGAGATCAAAGCGCGGCACGAAGTCGGCCAGCCGATCCTGGTCGGCACGGTCGCCATCGAGACTAGCGAGCGCCTGGCCGAACATCTCAAGCGCACGAAAATCCCCGTACAGGTGCTGAATGCCAAGCAGCATGAACGCGAGGCAGGCATTATCGCCCAGGCGGGCCGCGCCGGCACAGTCACCATCGCAACCAACATGGCTGGCCGTGGTGTCGACATCCTGCTGGGCGGCAACCCGGACGGGCTGGCCCGCAAGATGTTGAGCGACAAGGGGATCGACGTTACCCAGGTTTCGCCGGAAGACTGGAAGACCGCGCTGAGCGAAGCCAAGGCCATCACGTCGGCTGAACGGACAAAGGTGATCGAAGCCGGCGGCCTGTTCGTGCTTGGCACCGAGCGCCACGAAGCGCGGCGCATCGACAATCAGCTGCGCGGCCGCTCTGGCCGTCAGGGCGATCCGGGCGAATCGCGCTTCTTCCTCAGCCTCGACGACGATCTCGTCAAGCGTTTCGGCGGCGAACGGATGCGCGGTGTGATGAACTGGGCCAAGCTCCCGGCGGATGAGCCGATCGAACACCCGCTCATTTCGCGCATGATCCAGCAGGCGCAGGTGCGCGTCGAGGGCTACCACTTCGACACCCGCAAGCGCGTCAAGGAATATGACGATGTGGTCAACCGCCAGCGTGACCTGACGTATTCACGCCGCCGCGACGTGCTGACCGCGACTGAAAGCCTGCGCGAAGATTTCATTACCATGCTGGAAGAGGCGATCGACGAGCAGCTCGACGCCTATCTTGCTTCGGACAGCGAGATGGATGCGACGATGCTCCACCGGCAGCTGTTCACGATCTTCCCGGTGCCGGAAGACATCACCGACGATGTGCTCGATCAATGCGGGGATGACCGCGAGACGCTCAAGAAGCTGCTGACGGATGCGGGCGAGGAAGCCTACGACCGGAAAACCAAGGAGCTTGGTCCACTGATGCAGTTGATCGAGAAGCGCGTGCTGCTAATGGCGATTGACGGCCAGTGGCAGCGGCACCTGACCGACCTCGACGTGCTGCGCGAAGGGATCGGCCTCGTGTCGATTGCCCAGCGCGACCCCCTGGTCGAGTACAAGCGGCAGTCGTTCGATATGTTCGACGACATGCAGGCGCGCGTACGGACTCAGGCGCTCACCAGCATCTTCCGTGCACAGGTCACACAACAGGCCGCCCAGCCACGCCGTCCGATGACGCTCGGACGCGCCGCGGCGCCAATTCTTTCAGCGCAGTCCCCGGCGCAGACCGCGAATGCAAGCGGCGGGGCCAACGCCGCCGACCGCGTGGCGCAGCCTGTCCGTGCCATCAAGCGCCCCGGCCCCAATGATCCATGCTGGTGCGGAAGCGGTCAGAAGTACAAGAAGTGTCACATGAAACAGGATCGGGTTTCAGACGGGCGCAGTTAA
- the rocD gene encoding ornithine--oxo-acid transaminase, producing MNAQEYIALEAKYGAKNYKPLDVVLERGEGIWVWDVEGRRYLDFLSAYSAVNQGHAHPKILKAMIDQASKLPLTSRAFRNDQYPLLAKELCELTGFEKMLPMNSGAEAVETAIKAARKWGYKVKGVPEGQAEIIVCEGNFAGRTTTIIGFSDEPQYKDGFGPFTPGFKNVKFGDADAFAAAVTPNTVAFFVEPIQGEGGVIVPPDGYLKRVRDICTANNVLLVTDEVQSGLGRTGKLFAQDHDGVRADIITIGKALSGGFYPVSAMLADKKVMDVFNPGDHGSTFGGNPLAAAVARAALKVLTEEHLIENAAAMGEYLMGRLRRIESHHVKEVRGKGLLVGVELFPEAGGARRFCEALKDEGLLCKETHDNVVRFAPPLTIKKEDIDWAMERIEKVLTME from the coding sequence GTGAACGCGCAAGAATACATCGCCTTGGAGGCGAAGTACGGGGCTAAGAATTACAAGCCGCTCGACGTGGTTCTGGAACGCGGCGAGGGGATCTGGGTTTGGGACGTCGAAGGCCGGCGTTATCTGGACTTCCTGAGCGCGTATTCGGCAGTGAACCAGGGACATGCGCATCCGAAAATCCTCAAGGCCATGATCGACCAGGCTTCGAAGCTCCCGCTGACCAGCCGCGCCTTCCGTAACGACCAGTACCCGCTGCTAGCCAAAGAACTGTGCGAGCTGACCGGTTTCGAGAAGATGCTGCCGATGAACAGCGGCGCCGAAGCGGTTGAGACGGCCATCAAGGCCGCGCGCAAGTGGGGCTATAAGGTTAAGGGTGTGCCCGAGGGCCAGGCCGAGATCATCGTCTGCGAAGGGAACTTCGCCGGCCGTACGACAACCATCATCGGCTTCTCTGACGAGCCGCAGTACAAGGACGGTTTCGGGCCGTTCACGCCCGGCTTCAAGAACGTTAAGTTCGGCGACGCCGACGCGTTCGCCGCGGCCGTCACTCCGAACACTGTCGCCTTTTTCGTTGAGCCGATTCAGGGTGAAGGCGGCGTGATCGTCCCGCCCGACGGCTACCTCAAGCGCGTCCGTGACATCTGCACGGCCAATAACGTGCTGCTGGTGACGGACGAAGTCCAGTCCGGACTCGGGCGCACGGGCAAGCTGTTCGCGCAGGACCACGACGGCGTCCGCGCGGACATCATAACCATCGGCAAGGCACTGTCGGGCGGCTTCTATCCGGTCAGCGCGATGCTGGCCGACAAGAAGGTCATGGATGTGTTCAACCCCGGCGACCACGGCTCGACCTTCGGCGGTAACCCGCTGGCGGCCGCTGTCGCACGCGCCGCGCTGAAAGTCCTGACCGAGGAGCACCTGATCGAGAACGCCGCCGCAATGGGCGAGTATCTGATGGGCCGCCTTCGCCGCATCGAGTCGCACCATGTCAAGGAAGTTCGCGGCAAGGGCCTCCTGGTTGGCGTCGAGCTGTTCCCTGAGGCTGGCGGCGCGCGCCGCTTCTGCGAAGCGCTCAAGGACGAGGGCCTGCTGTGCAAGGAAACGCACGACAACGTTGTCCGTTTCGCCCCGCCGCTCACGATCAAGAAGGAAGATATCGACTGGGCGATGGAACGGATCGAAAAAGTCCTGACGATGGAATAA
- a CDS encoding DUF1761 domain-containing protein, with protein sequence MPDITLNLAAVVIAAVANVLIGALWFNTPFLFNKQWLQGIGKTAEQVNADSSPVSIAIAVIGALTASLMTGIIAGWIGIDSLLQGAIFGVMIGVVTAISAAIKDSFERRPRLLTMVNAGHDLFVFAVMGGVFGLILP encoded by the coding sequence ATGCCGGACATCACGTTAAATCTCGCAGCCGTTGTCATCGCGGCAGTCGCCAATGTCTTGATCGGGGCATTGTGGTTCAACACGCCGTTCCTGTTCAACAAACAATGGCTGCAAGGAATCGGAAAGACCGCAGAACAGGTCAACGCCGACTCTTCGCCGGTAAGCATTGCCATCGCCGTTATTGGAGCACTGACCGCCTCGCTAATGACAGGAATCATCGCCGGATGGATCGGCATAGACTCGCTTTTACAGGGGGCCATTTTCGGCGTGATGATCGGCGTAGTTACGGCTATCAGCGCGGCGATTAAGGACAGCTTTGAACGGCGCCCGCGCCTTCTGACAATGGTCAACGCTGGACACGATCTATTTGTGTTCGCAGTGATGGGCGGCGTGTTCGGGCTCATTTTGCCATAG
- a CDS encoding DUF3298 domain-containing protein, which produces MAFLLLLVFAGIGRAQDVECPLGGYIDEATGACAYGITIDIAYPDWLSESEAASTAVGTVINEIQTGFLSSLSMMVGPYFSGAYLDISYEEFEHGAALRSIVFTISDYTGGAHGNTYFASVTVDTIANEPLSLADDIFVPGADVLAFLQPLVVEQLMIAQGEYADLDWINSGTDGLDDYLAWAINAGTLELFFPPYQVAAYAMGSFQVSIPVDDLAAVINPMLLP; this is translated from the coding sequence TTGGCCTTCCTCCTCCTGCTCGTATTTGCAGGGATTGGCCGCGCGCAGGACGTCGAATGTCCGCTGGGCGGTTACATCGACGAGGCGACCGGCGCGTGTGCCTATGGCATCACCATCGACATTGCCTATCCGGACTGGCTCTCCGAGTCCGAGGCTGCATCAACGGCGGTTGGAACCGTGATCAACGAGATTCAGACCGGATTCCTTTCCAGCCTGAGCATGATGGTCGGGCCGTATTTCAGCGGTGCGTACCTGGATATCAGCTATGAGGAATTCGAGCACGGTGCCGCGCTTCGCTCGATCGTGTTTACGATCTCAGATTATACGGGCGGCGCGCATGGCAATACGTACTTTGCGTCGGTGACGGTCGACACGATTGCAAATGAACCGCTGTCGCTGGCGGACGACATCTTCGTCCCGGGTGCGGACGTATTGGCCTTCCTGCAGCCGCTGGTCGTCGAGCAGCTGATGATCGCGCAGGGCGAGTATGCCGACCTCGATTGGATCAACAGCGGCACGGACGGGCTTGACGATTATCTGGCGTGGGCGATCAACGCGGGGACGCTGGAACTGTTCTTCCCGCCGTATCAGGTCGCCGCCTACGCGATGGGCAGCTTTCAGGTCAGCATCCCCGTCGATGATCTGGCGGCAGTCATCAACCCCATGCTTCTGCCTTAG
- a CDS encoding M20 family metallopeptidase translates to MSSDLLTHFTAQKQAMVDQLIDLVNFETPTTDKAAVDKLGAYMEQQFNALGASSVTRIPQTAVGDFLLAKWNETAPGKPLMFLIHIDTVWPLGTLAERPIRIDDDGRIFGPGAIDMKGGITVVLTALKGLREVNQFPNRPIWVLMTSDEEVGSIHSIPVIRTVAPGCGLVLVMEPATKEGALKTWRKGLASFRVHVEGRASHAGNAPEQGINAIVELAQQVMKVNELNDLRNGTSVSVTMIDGGSAGNVIPAAASAYVDTRVLTVRALTGIKDGLNALQPHIPGAKVWVEEIHSREPMEHNDQMKRSYTQVKAIGEALGLTIREDGSGGGSDGNITAAMGIPTLDGLGPQGDGLHAVHEHVVINNMPQRAALIAAMLRDWVSE, encoded by the coding sequence ATGTCATCAGACCTACTGACCCACTTCACCGCGCAGAAGCAGGCGATGGTCGATCAATTGATCGATCTTGTGAACTTTGAGACGCCGACTACTGACAAAGCTGCCGTCGACAAGCTTGGCGCCTATATGGAGCAGCAGTTCAATGCCCTGGGCGCGTCGTCGGTGACACGTATCCCGCAGACTGCTGTCGGCGACTTCCTGCTGGCGAAGTGGAACGAGACTGCGCCCGGCAAGCCGCTGATGTTCCTGATCCATATCGACACGGTCTGGCCGCTGGGCACGCTGGCCGAACGCCCGATCCGTATCGACGACGACGGGCGTATTTTTGGCCCCGGCGCGATCGACATGAAGGGCGGAATCACGGTTGTACTGACCGCGCTCAAGGGACTGCGTGAGGTTAACCAGTTCCCGAATCGCCCGATCTGGGTACTGATGACCAGCGACGAAGAGGTCGGCAGCATACACTCGATCCCGGTGATCCGCACGGTCGCACCCGGCTGCGGTCTGGTCCTGGTGATGGAACCGGCGACCAAAGAGGGCGCGCTGAAGACGTGGCGCAAGGGTCTGGCCTCTTTCCGGGTCCACGTTGAAGGCCGCGCCAGCCACGCGGGGAATGCGCCTGAGCAGGGCATCAACGCGATCGTCGAACTGGCGCAGCAGGTGATGAAAGTCAACGAACTGAACGACCTGCGCAACGGCACGTCGGTCAGCGTGACGATGATCGACGGTGGCAGCGCGGGCAACGTGATTCCTGCCGCAGCAAGCGCGTATGTCGACACCCGCGTGCTGACCGTGCGCGCACTGACCGGAATTAAGGACGGCCTGAACGCGCTCCAACCGCATATCCCCGGCGCGAAAGTGTGGGTCGAAGAGATCCACTCGCGCGAGCCGATGGAACACAACGACCAGATGAAGCGCAGTTACACGCAGGTCAAGGCGATCGGCGAAGCGCTGGGCCTGACGATCCGCGAGGACGGCTCGGGGGGCGGCAGCGACGGCAATATCACCGCCGCGATGGGCATTCCCACCCTCGATGGCCTCGGCCCGCAAGGGGACGGCCTGCACGCGGTCCATGAGCATGTCGTCATCAACAACATGCCGCAGCGCGCCGCCCTGATCGCGGCCATGCTGCGCGACTGGGTGAGCGAGTAG